The Phaenicophaeus curvirostris isolate KB17595 chromosome 14, BPBGC_Pcur_1.0, whole genome shotgun sequence nucleotide sequence CTTGTTGAGAAAGGTATGTTTAAATGTGAATGGGTCATTTGTTACACCCGTAATGAATACCCTCAAATTGCTCTTAGTGAGTGGTTTCAAAAGGTTGCATCACCTGCTTTTACCATCTCCTCTTCTGAAATATGATACCACTAATAACGGAAACTtttttaaaacctcattttttgATTGTTGTAACCAGGGCTTTTTTCACTTTGTAGGAATTCTTAATGTTTGTTGCACTTTATATTTATTAAAGATTGAGTCTCAAAACTGTAATGAGCACAAAAATGCTTGCTTAATTTAAATTGTGAATCTGTCTGTTAAGAAATGCATTAGGGGTAGGAGAAGCATAAGACATATTAATTGACAGACAGGAACTGCTGTCTCTGAGGTTGATACAAGTAATTTATTACTTTAGAAATGAATGCCACCTCCAGAATGTGCttcattaatttcaaatttagttttaatttcaaGCTGTTGCCCCTTGAGAAGAATAAGGTGGCAAATTATGTTTGaagagcagatttttttcttgctgtgaaGAAACACTAAATTTTAACTGTTTAATTTTACAAATAAGCACATTTCTTCGCTAAAACACTTAAGCAAGCATACGATCAGCAGAAACTAacttatattttcttctctttacaaCAGCCTATGTTTCAGATGAactaaaagcagcagcactggtggAAGAAGATGTGGAACCTGATGAAAACGCAGTTGATGGGGAGCCCTCAGCCAAATATGCATGTCCGGAAAAAGACTTCAGTAAGAACTGCCAAAGCTACCAAAACTCTCCAGCGGCTGAATTTTCTAGCCATGAAATGGATAGTGAGTCACATATCAGCGAGACGAGTGACCGCATGGCAGACTTTGAGAGTAGCTCTATTAAAAATGAGGAAGAGAGCAAGGAGGTTTCGATACCACTGGAAGACTCTACTGTATCTGATAGTTTAGAACAAATGAAAGCCGTGTATAATAATTTCCTCTCCAATTCCTACTGGTCCAATCTCAATTTGAACCTTCACCAGCCCATTTCAGAGAAACCCAATGgtagcagcagcagtagcagcagcagcagtagcagtTGTGGAAGTGGCAGCTTTGACTGGCACCAGACTGCTATGGCTAAAACACTGCAGCAAGTTTCTCAGAGCAGAATTCTTCCCGAACCGAGTCTTTTTAGCACAGTTCAATTGTACAGACAAAGCAGTAAGCTTTATGGCTCTATATTTACTGGAGCCAGTAAATTCCGCTGTAAAGACTGCAGTGCTGCCTATGATACGTTAGTAGAATTAACAGTGCACATGAATGAAACGGGACATTATCGAGATGACAACCATGAGACTGATAACAATAACCCCAAAAGATGGTCCAAACCTCGTAAACGTTCTTTGCTTGAaatggaagggaaagaagatgCCCAGAAAGTGTTAAAGTGTATGTACTGTGGTCATTCATTTGAATCTCTTCAGGATTTGAGTGTTCATAtgatcaaaacaaaacactaccAAAAAGTGCCTCTGAAGGAACCTGTTACACCTGTAGCAGCGAAAATTATCCCAGCTACTAGAAAGAAAGCATCACTGGAGCTTGAACTGCCAAGTTCTCCAGACTCCACAGGTGGAACGCCAAAAGCAACAATCTCGGATACCAATGATGCACTTCAAAAGAATGCTAATCCTTACATTACACCAAATAACCGCTACGGTCACCAGAATGGTGCCAGCTATGCCTGGCACTTTGAGGCGAGGAAATCTCAAATTCTGAAGTGCATGGAGTGCGGAAGTTCACATGACACTCTGCAGGAACTCACAGCTCACATGATGGTGACGGGACATTTTATTAAAGTCACCAACTCTGCCATGAAAAAAGGGAAACCTATTATAGAAACCCCAGCGACACCAACAATAACATCCTTAGTAGATGAGAAAGTCCAGTCTGTGCCACTAGCTGCCACCACTTTCACGTCTCCTTCCAATACACCGTCTAGTGTTTCCCCTAAATtaaatgttgaaataaaaaaagaggtaGATAAAGAAAGAGGCGTAGCTGATGacaaaatgaaagacaaagaaaagtcAAGTGAAGATGAGGAGAAGTATGATATCTCCTCAAAATACCATTACTTGACTGAAAATGACCTAgaagaaagccctaaggggggaTTAGATATATTGAAGTCTTTAGAAAACACGGTTACATCAGCTATAAACAAAGCCCAGAATGGCACACCAAGCTGGGGCGGCTACCCCAGCATTCATGCTGCCTATCAGCTGCCTAATATGATGAAGCTGTCATTAGGTTCGTCTGGGAAGAATACACCGTTAAAACCAATGTTTGGAAGCAGTGAGCTAGTATCACCAACTAAAAACCAGCCCTTGGTGTCTCCACCAAGCAGTCAGACCTCACCTGTGCCAAAAACAAACTTTCACGCCATGGAAGAACTGGTAAAGAAAGTCACTGAGAAGGTGGCTaaagtggaggaaaaaatgaaagagccTGAAGGAAAGCTTTCTCCAATGAAGTGTGCGACACCTTCACCTTGCAGCAGTGAAGTCAGTGAACCCCTGAAGATGGAGTCCTCCAATGACGGTGGCTTTAAAAGCCAGCAGAGCAGCCCAGTCCCTCAGAGAGACAGTTGCAAGGACAGTCCGACTGTAGAACCTGTGGAAAACGGGAAAGAGCCTGTTAAGTCCATTGTAAGTTCTTTAAGTAGCAGCACAGCCATCATAACTGATCACCCTCCTGAACAGCCATTTGTAAATCCATTAAGTGCACTGCAGTCTGTCATGAATATTCACCTCGGGAAGGCCGCAAAGCCATCTTTGCCTGCGTTGGATCCAATGagcatgctttttaaaatgagcaACAGTTTGGCAGAAAAGGCTGCAGTGGCCACCCCACCTCTACAGTCCAAAAAACCAGACCACTTAGACCGTTATTTTTATCATGTCAACAATGACCAACCCATAGATTTGACGAAAGGCAAGAGTGACAAAAGCTGCTCTTTGGGTTCAGCGCTTTTGTCATCCACATCGACATCTTCTGCATCTTCTTCATCTACAgtgacaacagcaaagacatctgCAGTCGTGTCATTCATGTCAAACTCGCCGCTACGCGAGAATGCCTTGTCAGATATATCTGATATGCTGAAGAACCTGACAGAAAGTCACACATCAAAATCTTCCACACCTTCCAGCATATCTGAGAAATCTGACATTGATGGTACCACAATAGAGGAACCAGAAGAGAGTACACCAgctcagaaaaggaagggacGTCAGTCTAACTGGAACCCACAGCACTTGCTCATCTTGCAGGCCCAGTTTGCCGCGAGTTTACGGCAGACTTCGGAGGGGAAATACATCATGTCAGACTTGAGCCCTCAAGAACGAATGCACATTTCCAGGTTTACGGGACTTTCAATGACCACAATTAGCCACTGGCTAGCCAATGTGAAATACCAGCTCCGAAGGACGGGGGGAACTAAGTTCCTTAAAAATTTGGACACTGGGCACCCAGTGTTCTTTTGTAATGACTGTGCTTCACAGATCAGAACTCCTTCAACTTATATCAGTCATCTTGAATCGCATCTGGGTTTTAGGTTAAGAGACTTGTCCAAACTGTCCAGTGAACAGATTAACAATCAGATAGCACAAGCAAAGTCACCGTCGGAAAAACTGGTGACGTCCTCTCCAGAGGAAGATATGGGAACTTCTTACCAGTGCAAACTTTGTAACAGGACTTTTGCGAGCAAGCATGCTGTTAAACTTCATCTTAGTAAAACACATGGGAAGTCACCAGAGGATCATCTTCTGTATGTTTCGGAGTTAGAGAAGCAGTAGCGTTTGCTTTTGATTAAAATAACTGTAATTTGCTTTGAGGAAAACTGTCAAAGACGCCTTAAAGCTACTGTTTAGTTCTTGGCACATGTTCTTATTTTAACTCCAGAGTCGCTCTGGGCTGAACTGTTTTGTATAACTGTACAGTGTTTAAATAGAGGTGCATAATCAGCTGTTGTTACTGGTAAAATATGAAGGTTAAAATGCAGTGGTAAGTGTTTGGAACTTTGTGTAAATTGGATTTAGTTGCTGTGCATCCCTCTGATGCATCAAGCTGCATGCATTAACAGACAGTTTAATTAAGCATTTATACCTAATTCTGGTGCACTTTTCTCCATGTGACCTAAGTGTGCTGGTATTTCTCACCCTATAATCTTTAGCCCTCTGAGTACTTTGAAGCACTTTTGCATTAATTTGGTAAAAACGTATggctatgggttttttttaaacccttaCCAGCTTAGTTCCGATGACGAATATGAACCTCCATTTATGCAGAGGTGGCTCACACCTTGAAATTTAGAGATATAATTTTCACATTGAAACATAGATGTATATATTGTATAGATTTCAAAATCTCTGATGGAAAATGTGAGTGTGGTTaatgccattttctttttctccagcatTTTTAGCAACAGTGGGTTTTGTACCTGATGAGCCCCAGGTATGAACTGTACCTATATATAGtgtatatttcattttttaggCCTAACGGTTATTCTTTGGACATCCAAACATTGTAAATTATATGATGAAAGATACCGCAGATAGCATTTATAAAGTATTCAGAAACATTATTCTTGAAGCGaagtatgttttgttttgttttgctataCAGTACATCTATATTAATAGAGGTTCATGTTTAAATTATACATATTTATTAGTGTTGCtatcatttgtttgttttttttattaaaccgTCTGAAGAAACAGAAGCCACGGACTGCATTCCTGGCCTGCATTCGAACTGTTTTGCACAACGTGACTTTTAAAGGTATTTAttagtaaaaaaatgaaaaaaaaaaagaataaaaaataaattaaaaagcgAAAATTCAAAATTAACTCAGTGCTCAAAGGGTTAAAtctatttgaaaacaaaaaaaaaacttgtacTGTATTTCCTAAACATTGATAAAgcctttaaaatgtttgtaCTGTAATACTTTGCTTAAAAAGTTCCGAGGCATTCTGTGATATAACCTCTTTTACTTATTTATAAGCGCTCTTGGTTGTTATTTCCTATTGTCGAATGCCTTTTTATTTCGATTGGtaactttctgttttgttctgccTAATTATTCTCCCAAGATTCCATACTGCAGCTTTATCTTTAGGCATATGAAAGGTAACCCGTGGTTACCAGCACACTAAGTGATTCTGTTCGTCTCCATTTTTGGCAGTTAATTTGCAGAAGTAACTGACAGCTGACACCATACGAGAATCTATGTATAAAATATTGGCATGTAAACAGCACAGACACTGTAATGCACTCTGTGCCCTGTTTTGTTGTTGACAATGAAGCACCATTATATGACTCTTCATATAACCTTTTTTTCTACAGCAGCattaaaattgtctttttgCTATAATTTTGTGTTGCGTTCACAATTATGTCTGAAATGTGCTACGACTAACGAgcacattaaaattaaattgtatGCTATCTGTTTATGACTGAAGCTTGAGTAGGTTTCTTCATCTGCCAGGTGCTGGCAGTCAAAAGCTGCACATAAATCACTGGAGTTTTAGTGAACTTTAGCATTTAAAGAGCAGGGTAGCACTTATTCAAAGCCTGCATTAacgggatttttttcccccggAAAAGATAAATGAGCGTTAAAAGTCCTTTTGAAGCATCACGTAAGGCTGACAGGGAAGCTGGTGTTTATAAGCAACGTGGGGCACGGCAGAGCAGTGCttggctgtgctgggggctcAGAGCGCGGCAGATGCTGCCGCTCGCACACGTTCCTGAGTCCGCAGGTTGCACCGGTGGGTATTTCATGGCTTACAGCCTCCCTTTACACCTACCCAGCCTTTCCCAGGACACGAATAGGAACCTGAGACTGATGACTTCAACTGCAGTGTTGAACCAAGTCTTCTTACCTACCTTTTTGAACCCTACCTGCTGTTGTGCAGCCTTCCCTGCAGGTAgcaagaggggaaaaggagatgaGTACACGCATGCCAAATAACGCAAACCAGCAGGAGCATTTATATGATAATGACAGACTTTTACTGGTGTTGACAGGTCATCCCATCAAAACCATTGCAAACAGTTTGCATCTCTGAAGCTCCTATATTACTCGGCAggtaaataatgtattttgccAATTGGGTGAAAGCAGAGGCTGGAGATGATTCCATGAGAACCAAAGCCACCATTGCAGCTCTTATGTCTCAAGTAGTAACTTGAATCCAAATGTCATATGtgcagcttcttttctttttggtaaaAATCCACTGTCTTCTAGCAAGCAACTAATTTAAATCTGTGGTCTTTCCATCCTTTCACCCTTCTATCCTTCCTTCCATCTTCCCTTCCATCTTTCTCTATAGTTGTGAAGGCCACTGCcgtgcccaaggaagtggtggagccACCATCCCTAAAGCTGTTCGAGgagcatgtagatgtggcacttcaggacatgttTTTGTTGGCATGATGGGATTAGGCTGacggttgaactcaatgatcttggagaacttttccaaccttaatgattctatggttctatgtcTTCAAATATGGAATGGAGTGTTGCGTTTGTTCCATACCGGACACTGCTAAGCAGACCTAGGGAGTGGGATTAAGAACTGGGGCTCTGGGTTCTTAGCTCCACTTTCGGCTCACAGTTGTATCTGATTTGAAGGTCATTTGTGTGTCAGTGCTTATAGCCTCAGCTCAAATCCCAGCAATAAAACTGCAGAGCACTGTTTTGCTTGTTGACTCTCCCATGCCAGAAGTCTCCCTCCCTTAGCTGGGAGAGGCAGCCTGGCTGGAAGCCTCTTGGAGTGGCTGTCCTCACTTTTTGAGATAGACATTCTCAGTGTAAACACAGCCAAACTTTTACCTTTACAGCAGAAAATTCCTCCTTTGAAAATTATAACAGCTTAAATATAGTATTTGGTTGCAAACCAGGGATTCACGTGTAAGGAGACTGGCAGATTATTGCATATATTGTcaatcagtttatttttaagaagtgcAATTGACTTATAATAGTAATGCTGAAAGCTCTGTACGCAATACTGTTATCTGGGACATGGGGGGGTGTAAAAGGAAGAGACTACAGAATCTTCTGCTTATTCTGAGGCTGTAGGTTAGAGGTTGAGCATTGCAAACACCAAATATCAGTGCTGCGACTGCGCCCGACCAGCAAAAAGTCAATCCCTGGGCCTCACTTATCTAGGTGTGAgagtgcagggaggggatgtACCAGCTCAAAACTCAGGGAGCGACCGTGTCTGCTGGGGTGCGCCAGAAATGGCTCTTTAATACATGTTTTAAATATGCTTGAAACTTTGCAAATGAATAGCTAGTCAGGTTCTGCATATCCcaaagttattaaaataaagttcAGCTTGCGTTTCAGCACCTCCAGGACCGGCATACCAATGCAGTTTCACATTAGAAAGAATTTAGAGAAGCAATGAACTAGAATAATGTTCTTTCCATCCCTACACTGATATGTATATTGGCATGGTAACTGTTAGTGCTAACCAGATCACCAGCCTACCTGTGgtaagagaatttttttttcctattagaCAAATACCTGAAGGTATGGATGCAGGATTTTAGAATATGCATCCGTGTTCTGACTTTTTGCCTTgcatttgatattttatttaggAATATGCAGATCgagcaggagagaaaacaagatGCCTTaagaaagagtttaaaaatgaaattgtgaTGGGTGGGAAGAGCTTTAAATCACAGGTGTATAAAGGTGACCCCGGTCTAACC carries:
- the TSHZ3 gene encoding teashirt homolog 3, with amino-acid sequence MPRRKQQAPRRAAAYVSDELKAAALVEEDVEPDENAVDGEPSAKYACPEKDFSKNCQSYQNSPAAEFSSHEMDSESHISETSDRMADFESSSIKNEEESKEVSIPLEDSTVSDSLEQMKAVYNNFLSNSYWSNLNLNLHQPISEKPNGSSSSSSSSSSSCGSGSFDWHQTAMAKTLQQVSQSRILPEPSLFSTVQLYRQSSKLYGSIFTGASKFRCKDCSAAYDTLVELTVHMNETGHYRDDNHETDNNNPKRWSKPRKRSLLEMEGKEDAQKVLKCMYCGHSFESLQDLSVHMIKTKHYQKVPLKEPVTPVAAKIIPATRKKASLELELPSSPDSTGGTPKATISDTNDALQKNANPYITPNNRYGHQNGASYAWHFEARKSQILKCMECGSSHDTLQELTAHMMVTGHFIKVTNSAMKKGKPIIETPATPTITSLVDEKVQSVPLAATTFTSPSNTPSSVSPKLNVEIKKEVDKERGVADDKMKDKEKSSEDEEKYDISSKYHYLTENDLEESPKGGLDILKSLENTVTSAINKAQNGTPSWGGYPSIHAAYQLPNMMKLSLGSSGKNTPLKPMFGSSELVSPTKNQPLVSPPSSQTSPVPKTNFHAMEELVKKVTEKVAKVEEKMKEPEGKLSPMKCATPSPCSSEVSEPLKMESSNDGGFKSQQSSPVPQRDSCKDSPTVEPVENGKEPVKSIVSSLSSSTAIITDHPPEQPFVNPLSALQSVMNIHLGKAAKPSLPALDPMSMLFKMSNSLAEKAAVATPPLQSKKPDHLDRYFYHVNNDQPIDLTKGKSDKSCSLGSALLSSTSTSSASSSSTVTTAKTSAVVSFMSNSPLRENALSDISDMLKNLTESHTSKSSTPSSISEKSDIDGTTIEEPEESTPAQKRKGRQSNWNPQHLLILQAQFAASLRQTSEGKYIMSDLSPQERMHISRFTGLSMTTISHWLANVKYQLRRTGGTKFLKNLDTGHPVFFCNDCASQIRTPSTYISHLESHLGFRLRDLSKLSSEQINNQIAQAKSPSEKLVTSSPEEDMGTSYQCKLCNRTFASKHAVKLHLSKTHGKSPEDHLLYVSELEKQ